From Methanobacterium petrolearium, a single genomic window includes:
- a CDS encoding 50S ribosomal protein L13 has translation MIVDGEGLVLGRLASTVSKKLLAGERVTVLNAEKIIISGNRDWAYAKYKQRVDRASISNPRRMGPKYPRRPDDIFRRTVRGMLPHKQHKGREALKGLRVHVGIPQEFEKEEINEIKEAQPKNISKSVELGKISKLLGAKFE, from the coding sequence ATGATCGTAGACGGAGAAGGACTCGTTCTAGGAAGACTGGCCAGCACAGTCAGTAAAAAACTCTTAGCAGGGGAACGGGTGACAGTTTTGAATGCAGAAAAGATTATAATATCTGGTAACAGGGACTGGGCCTACGCAAAATACAAACAAAGAGTAGACAGGGCCAGTATATCTAACCCCCGCCGAATGGGGCCAAAATATCCACGCCGACCAGATGACATATTCCGAAGAACAGTAAGGGGAATGCTACCCCACAAACAACACAAAGGAAGAGAAGCCCTAAAAGGCCTCCGTGTTCATGTAGGAATCCCCCAAGAATTTGAAAAAGAAGAAATTAATGAAATAAAAGAAGCCCAGCCTAAGAACATCTCCAAATCAGTGGAACTAGGAAAAATATCCAAACTACTGGGAGCAAAGTTCGAATAA
- a CDS encoding 50S ribosomal protein L18e, which translates to MKTNPQINQLINILKEKAYQEQVPLWKDLARRLERPTRRQAEVNISRINRHTSDDETVLVPGKVLGSGALDHKVQVAALDFSQTAVEKILSAGGKCLDITHLVEENPQGSKIKIIE; encoded by the coding sequence ATGAAAACTAACCCCCAAATTAACCAACTCATAAATATCCTCAAAGAAAAAGCCTACCAGGAACAGGTACCTCTCTGGAAGGACCTGGCACGCAGGCTGGAAAGACCCACCCGCAGACAGGCTGAGGTCAATATTTCCAGAATAAACCGACACACCAGTGATGATGAAACAGTGCTGGTGCCAGGAAAAGTCCTGGGAAGCGGAGCACTGGACCACAAGGTTCAAGTAGCAGCACTGGACTTCTCCCAAACAGCTGTGGAGAAAATTTTAAGTGCAGGTGGAAAATGCCTGGACATCACCCACTTAGTGGAAGAAAATCCACAGGGAAGCAAAATAAAAATTATTGAATAA
- a CDS encoding DNA-directed RNA polymerase subunit D, which translates to MEIEIKNRDDNQLTFIIEGADISLVNALRRISMVEVPTMAIETVEILKNDARIFDEALAHRLGLVPLTTDAESLVLPADCDCDDHCPRCSVSLVLKGKGPKTLYSGDLKSEDPNLKPVLDTIPLVKLKEGEEVEAEAIAQLGVGAEHAKWQPTTSCAYKYYPQITIDADKCEACLNCVEECPRSVLEYDEKKKTIKVVDLENCSLCRTCMKDCQNDAITVDVTEGKFIFHIETDGSLSPTEVLSRASDILAGKADKIITFKEGGS; encoded by the coding sequence ATGGAGATAGAAATTAAAAACAGGGATGATAACCAGCTAACCTTCATCATTGAAGGAGCAGACATTAGTCTGGTTAATGCCCTGCGCAGGATTTCCATGGTGGAAGTGCCCACCATGGCCATTGAAACCGTGGAGATCTTAAAAAACGATGCAAGAATATTCGACGAAGCATTAGCCCACAGACTGGGACTGGTACCACTCACCACCGACGCAGAATCACTGGTACTTCCAGCCGATTGTGACTGTGATGATCACTGCCCCCGCTGTAGCGTATCCCTGGTACTGAAGGGCAAAGGACCAAAAACATTATACTCAGGGGACCTTAAATCAGAAGATCCCAATCTTAAACCAGTATTAGACACCATTCCACTCGTCAAACTCAAAGAAGGAGAAGAAGTGGAAGCAGAAGCAATAGCCCAGTTAGGGGTGGGAGCAGAACACGCTAAATGGCAGCCCACCACCAGTTGCGCTTACAAATACTATCCACAGATCACCATTGACGCTGATAAATGTGAAGCATGCCTTAACTGTGTGGAAGAATGCCCCAGATCAGTCTTAGAATACGATGAAAAGAAGAAAACCATAAAAGTAGTTGACCTGGAAAACTGTTCACTATGCCGCACATGCATGAAAGACTGCCAGAACGACGCCATCACCGTAGATGTGACTGAAGGGAAATTCATATTCCATATTGAAACAGACGGTTCACTATCTCCAACAGAAGTACTATCACGCGCATCCGACATATTAGCAGGGAAAGCTGATAAAATCATTACCTTCAAAGAAGGAGGAAGTTAA
- a CDS encoding 30S ribosomal protein S11, whose protein sequence is MAEKAKEKWGVANVYSSFNNTIITITDVTGAETISQWSGGKVVRADRQESSPFAAMEAASRAADDVKEKGIVGLHIKVRAPGGNGPRSPGPGAQATIRALARAGIKIGKIEDVTPIPHDGTGRPGGKRGRRV, encoded by the coding sequence ATGGCAGAAAAAGCGAAAGAAAAATGGGGAGTAGCCAATGTATACTCATCCTTCAACAACACCATCATCACCATTACCGATGTTACCGGAGCAGAAACCATCAGCCAATGGTCTGGTGGGAAGGTAGTCCGAGCCGACAGACAGGAATCGTCACCATTCGCAGCAATGGAAGCAGCAAGTCGAGCAGCAGATGATGTTAAAGAAAAAGGAATTGTAGGACTACACATCAAAGTACGAGCCCCTGGAGGAAACGGACCACGCTCACCTGGACCTGGAGCACAGGCAACCATCCGAGCACTGGCCCGTGCAGGAATCAAAATCGGAAAAATTGAAGATGTAACACCCATCCCCCACGATGGTACAGGAAGACCAGGTGGTAAAAGGGGTAGAAGGGTTTAA
- a CDS encoding 30S ribosomal protein S4, translating into MGHPRKARKKYDTPSHPWNADRIKQENKLTQKYGLKNKKEIWKAETMVKRYRRDARELLGMSSEDNAQERQQLLGRLIRYGILPETAKLEDVLDLTVEDVLRRRLQTVVHKKGLAYTAKEARVFVVHGHIAMNNKKVNSPSYLVRKGEEEQVGYYPGSAVIKLKIPENPKKEKPKKERPKRDSYRGRGRRKRR; encoded by the coding sequence ATGGGACATCCACGAAAGGCAAGAAAAAAATATGATACACCTTCACACCCCTGGAATGCAGACCGCATAAAACAGGAAAACAAATTAACCCAGAAATACGGCTTGAAAAACAAGAAAGAAATATGGAAAGCCGAAACTATGGTTAAAAGGTACAGGAGAGATGCCAGGGAATTATTAGGTATGAGTAGTGAGGACAATGCACAGGAAAGACAGCAACTCCTGGGTCGCCTCATCCGATACGGAATATTACCTGAAACAGCCAAACTGGAAGATGTTTTAGATCTCACAGTGGAAGATGTTCTACGCCGAAGACTACAGACCGTAGTTCACAAGAAAGGATTAGCATACACTGCCAAGGAAGCCAGAGTATTCGTGGTCCATGGTCACATAGCCATGAACAACAAAAAGGTCAATTCACCCAGTTACTTGGTAAGAAAAGGAGAAGAAGAACAGGTTGGATACTACCCTGGTTCAGCAGTCATAAAACTTAAAATCCCTGAAAATCCTAAAAAAGAAAAACCTAAAAAGGAAAGACCAAAAAGGGACTCATACCGAGGAAGAGGAAGGAGAAAAAGAAGATAA
- a CDS encoding 30S ribosomal protein S13 — protein sequence MEEDFKHMVRIARKDVDGNKTIVNAITDIRGVGKALSGALCTILDLDPNQKIGYLHDEDVLRLEEAVRNPQKCNIPQWMLNRRNDYETGETTHLIESDLLMRLRDDLNRMKKTRSYKGRRHEVGLPVRGQRTKSTFRKGGSVGVRRRRRG from the coding sequence ATGGAAGAAGATTTCAAACACATGGTTCGGATCGCCCGTAAAGACGTAGACGGGAACAAGACCATTGTCAACGCCATAACCGATATAAGAGGAGTGGGCAAGGCATTATCTGGTGCACTGTGCACTATTTTGGACTTAGATCCCAACCAAAAAATAGGATACTTACATGATGAAGATGTTCTACGATTAGAAGAAGCTGTTCGTAATCCCCAGAAATGTAACATCCCCCAGTGGATGCTCAACCGTAGAAATGACTATGAAACTGGAGAAACCACTCACCTCATAGAATCAGACCTGTTAATGCGCTTAAGGGATGATCTCAACAGGATGAAGAAAACCCGAAGCTACAAAGGCAGAAGACACGAAGTGGGACTGCCTGTAAGGGGTCAGAGAACCAAATCCACCTTCAGAAAAGGCGGTTCAGTTGGAGTTAGAAGGAGAAGAAGAGGATAA